Within the Telopea speciosissima isolate NSW1024214 ecotype Mountain lineage chromosome 4, Tspe_v1, whole genome shotgun sequence genome, the region AGCTTAATTCTATTCTGTTTGATCTGAAATTAACATTACATACTGATGTTCTACTTGGTTATATGAATCTGTAATTTGTTCTTTGATCTAAGTTCTAATTTGACAGATTTACCCATCCCTAGTGTCAATAGGAATCTCCCATAAATTCAGATCCGACCATTGGATCAAGCTGAACTTTTCAGCAAAGTTACTAACCCTTTAGAGAGTAACTCGACCAGGCTTTCAGCCTGATCCGACCATCTGATTTAAATCTATTGGTTTTCTCCGTAATCTGGAATTTGACATCTCTGTTTTCGATTCTGTTTTAGTACTGTTTTAACTTCTTAAATCAGTATtgcattaagtggtatcagagcatggcAGAAAACAGCTCAAGAACTCCAGAACAGCCTCCTGAATTAAGTCCCTTTAAGGTAACCTACATCGAAACTATTCTTAATCAACTTCTTGGAGAGATGAGGCAACAAAATAGCTCTAATTCAGCATAAATTGGCAGTACCAGAATCAGCCTTTAATTTAAATATTGATCTCAACTTTGCACCTCCAAAAGAAGAGAATATACCACCACTCAGAGAAAAGGAACTTAAGGTCGAAGATAAACCTGAAAAGATCACAGTAGCCTGTAGTAACAAAGAAGCAGTGCTTGTCGATTCCAAGATAGAAGACCTACAGGTAGAGAATTCTAATGTGGAGTTCTACCTCATAGAGCTCAAAGCAAACAACAATGAAGATGAGGTTGAAGTAGTAGTGGAAGATGAGCTAGTGGCCGAGAACACTCTACAAGAAATCGTCAACATTCatgatgttgttcttgaagaggtaaGAGCGTGTGCACAAGTCTTCGATGAGAAGGCTACCAAAGTTTGGGACTACAGCTAAGACATTCACAATTGATATTGATTCAGAGGTTGAGCACATAGAATTCATTATGCCACCaaagttctttgaagagaaagctccacgccacGAAGACTACATTCCAAACATCCATGAACTACCATAATACTACTTTGGGCTACAGATGGATATGCATCACATACAGATAAATCATAGAtgtgggcttattttagtggaaataaccTTTGGGTTGGGCTATGCATGTGTGGGGCCTTTGATCCAAATgtattttcattgtaatggaccactttaatgggcctataatttgggtagaggctaggcatacgggattaattaggtttctttattttattcgttattaagtgttttagttaggctaTATTAGGATTCCGtaagtccagtcctgttttgagtcagtttcctagtcagttttaCATTACCTAATTAGTTCAGGATTTGGTTAGGTCTttcatttttagtgtttgagtctatttttgagtcttctatataagtttgtaagggggtcCAACTTTGTACACGGATTTTGATTAATGACTAATGAGAAGCTTTGTCTTTGCTGCCTATCGTGGTAATGGTATGCTCTTCCCTTGTGTGAATCAAGGTGTGTGAGTCCAGTCAGCACCTTGTGGTGGGAAGCCTGGGTGCCATTGTTCTTGCACTATTCTACCTTAAGGTACTGTTTTGCTGTTCTGTTTTCTGATATTCTGTCCAGACTTCGTTCATGCTATTCATCAGTACTACTCACACTAGGATTGCCAATTTGAAGGTGATTTGGGCTGTTGGTCTCAGTAATGATTTCAGAACTGTTCTGTCAATAATATTCCCATTCAGATCATGTTTTCAGTTTTCTAATCGGTTGGTTATTTCATAGAATCCTATATCAAGTAGGATTGCTTCAAAGGTTTGAAGCTTGAATTCGATATAGCTTATTTCTATTCTGTTTGATATGAAAACAACATTACATACTGAGGTTCTGCTGGGTTATATGAATCTGTAATCTGTTCGAGTTCTAAtttgacagatttacccctcTCCTAGTGTCACTAGGAATCTCCCATAAATTCATATCCGACCATTGGATCAAGCTAAACTTTTCAGAGAAGTTACTAACCCTCTAGAGAGGAACTCTACCAGGCTTCCAGCCTGATCAGACCATCTAATTTGAATCTATTGGTTTTCTCCCTAATCTGGAATTTGGCAACTCTGTTTTCAATTCTGTTTTATACTGTTTTAACTTCTTAAATCAGTATTGCATTAATATGTTTAAGTTACACTTTTATATGCATGAGTGGTGTATTTTAAACCTTGAAGACCATAAATAATCAATAAATAATGATATCCAACCAATGCCAGGTTATCTCTGCCTTCACGGCATCTATGTAATTCAAATCTTTATTGGCAAATGCAATGTCAAACCTACTAATTAGTAATAAGAAGCAATTAAGCAAGAAGGTTTGAAAAAGAGAAATCTACGCGATTACAATCTTCATTGGCAAGTGCATATTTCTGCTCATTTAATCCTTCTTCCTAGGATATTTTTTAGTATAAATGGGGTCCGCTTAGATTTTAGCCAAAATATCAGAGTAGGAAAaagttttctataaaaaaactatgatttttgggttttggcagTTTGTATATCAAACTTTATCGTTACATAAGTTCTGCACATATTTTTATGTATTGGTTCTGTATCGTATCGACATGGCCAATCTCGATACATATGACTTGACACAAAAGCCTAGATGCACACATTTAAAGGACAGAATCAACTAGGAGCCTACAGAAAATGGTAGCCAGAAGTGCATCAAGAAGATGACCTCAAAACTGATtaataagattgttcaagtaaTGCTCAAGACACTACTATTGATTTTTATATTAAACACATATCAACCTTCTTAGGTCCAGTATATGGTATTACAGATCACAGACATTATAGGCTGACTAGAATTAAGCATTTATGAAATAGCATGCCCATTTAAATGCAGTTGTGCAAGTTAAATTGATAATCTATGCGAGAGTGGTACATTTACACAGATAGGAAATCATAGAATTGTGTAACCTTACACCACTGAACTCCTAACTGTAACCTTTTATTTTTGCTACTCCCTAGCTGTGTACTCTCTGTTGTATAAATCCTCAGAAGAAGAACTTCTATGATGATGTTTTCTATTCTTCTGGCATCAACAGAAAAGGgttcaaaataaacaaaaagttTATTCGTATCCAATCAAAACATGGAATAAAGTCTGATAAGTTCTGTCTTCTACAAAAGCAAATTCTTAAACGAAAATTGATGAAATAGAAAAATCCTTTCAAAATAAAGAATATTTAAGATAATTCATCTCAATAAATGAAAAAGGGCAAACCTGAAGAGGCAGGCTAGCTCCAGACCACTGAGTCAGATTTGTCTGCATGAATCATTCAATTAGATGGTATATGTTCATCAGAGGGTCCCAACCTGGAGGCGACCTTAGAATATTAAAATTACTAGAGCTGCTATGAAGACAGGCATGAAGGATAGCAGTCTTCACAATATGAAGACAAGCATGAAGGATAGCAGTCTTCACAATAAAATTACGGAAGAAGATACTATTAGTAGGtcttaataaaatattaggaaCATCACATTAACGAAAGATGCAATATCAGACTATTAATGCACCACAATACATCACAAACCTTGTATTTAACACTAAATAAGCGAGCCTGAGGAAAATCAGCTGAAAGCCATTCTCCTGGCCAAAATGTTCCCTCTTTTCCAGCCTCCAGATCAATAGTCTCTACCAGGCCAGATTTAGTAGTCGAGGACTTGTCCTCTGCCATGCGCCAAGTTTTGAAAGGGCCGCCACGCAGACCATGAACAAAAACAACATCCAGTAAAGGAACCTCTGACTGAGAAAGTTTGCCAGGCCCAGTAGCAGGAGAAATACCCCTATCATTTGAATCTCTGGTTAGAGACCCACCATCACTGTTAACAGATTCTTCATGATATGCAGATAGATTACAAAATGGTTTATTGGAAGATGGAAATTCTGACTGAGCTACACCTGAAGCAGTTTTTTCAGGAGATTTCCAATGTGGCAGTTCAGGATTGATTAAAAAGATCTTGTCTTCATAGGAGGGACACATATATCTTTGGATCCCAGAACCTATGTCAGGAACACTACCATCTACAGGATTTCCATCAATTTTCTGAGAGCAAAAAATATTCAACAGTGTTGCCCTAGCATAACTTCGAATTTTAAGATCATTACAACCAGGGATCTTCCCATTGGCACAATCTTCAAGCCATTTGCACCAAGTTTCATCTGCCACAACAGCCTTCTGGACCTTTGGGAGCACAGAAAGAACAGTGAGCAGCTGAGCAGCATGCCTTCGAATATGTGCTGTAGGAGGAACTCGAACACTTGAAGAATTATTAGCACCTAAAGCATTTGCTTCAGAAGAGACATTTACAGTTCGGTCCTGTGCAGTTCGGTCCTGCATCTCACGGACTCTTGATGCATCATATGCCTCAATAGCAGCCAGTTGTTCATAATCATCCCGCAATAGGAAGCGCCTCAGCAAACACAATACTCCAAGATCAGCTATTTTGTTTTGGGCAATAGAATCTTCAGTGCAAACCTCAGACAGTGCTTTAATACCCTTCAATGTAGCCACTGCAGAATCGGCAGCATCAAACTTAGACGAACTATTTTTGTTCATATTTTTTAATGGCCCAGCAAATGGTTCCAGAGAAAGAAGATCCGCCAGAGGGAACATATCAACAGAATCAGTGGTTGTACTCAACTGCTTCCCTGCACGATTAACAACAGCACCAGCTAATTGACTTGCAATCTGTGCAGCAGAAGCAGCATTTGAATGATCAATTTGAGTCTGCAAAGATCAAAAGACTTTCCATAAATGTCAGCAGAAAAAATCAGTTTGTTAATGTTTAAAAAACACGGAAACCTAAGGGAACCTTCACTTTATCGCCCTTAAGCTGTGTGCTTTTTTTGAATGATGTTGTCTTGCTGGAACCCAGAACCTCAATGAGCAACAGAGCCAGCCATCCTTGAGAAATTGGGATTGAGTATGGCCCACAGTCTTCAAGAATGCGAGAAAGGATTTTTGTAGCTGAAAACCGTGTTATGTCTGAGGagaattttccaaaaacccAGGGCAGAAGGATACCAGACCATTTTTTACTTTCTTCAATAGATAAATGCTTGTCTCCAGTAGAAAGCAATTCCAAGGCTTTCGCCAATGCTTCTTGTACATGCTTATGCTTTTGAGTTCTTTTAGCTGTTTCTCTCATCAGATGAAGACCCTTCTCCATGACTACTCTTTGTGCATCAGGACTTCTCTGGACTGAAACAAGAAAAGCTGAGAGTGCCATCCGAGCCAAAGTAATATCTTCAGTTTTACTTGCCTGAGAAACAGTAGAAAGAAGAATGAAGCTCCAATCGGGAACAGAATCGGTTAGGGGTAAATTAAGATCTTCCAACAGCAGTCTAGCCACCAAACTCCCATGCCATTTCACAGTTCTTTCAGGTGCCATTAAAGCAATCATGACAGCATAACCATCTTGATCGAGTTCTTGAATATGTGATCGATTAACATCTGATGCCAACGCCCAATTTGCTAAGGCCCATGTTGCAAAAGGCACGGCAACATGTTGACCCTGCAGATCATCCCAGAGGCCTGGAGTAGGACTAGGAGCCAAATTCCCTTGCACAAGACAATTATCACGATTTTCAAGTAACATAAGTGGTCGAGGAATACACCCAACTGATTCCAAGTAATTCAAATGAGACCCATTAGTCCTTGAAAGTCCCAACACAGTTGTACCTCCAAGAACTTTAATTCCAACACCCCGAATTCCTTTCCCCCCATCCTTATCATTGTCATTCCCATGTGACGCATCAAAGTGCATACCACCTTCCTCAATAACTTGAATGGCGGCTGCAATATCCCTCATATCAGCATTCCCAGGTAGCGATGGCTGAAACATAGTTCCGTCCAAGTTATCACAGTTGGAAGTGACAATGTCCATGATGGCAGCAACAAGCATGCTCCTACCTTTCAAAGTATCAGAAACATCAAATGAACTTCGTCTAATTTGCTGGTCCCAGGAGAAAACAAAAGGTTACTATCTGAAACAATATCACATTAAACCCAAGACGTAATTCAATCCAATCAAGAAATCCCCCAAAACTAGAACTCACCTTCTTGGAGCGCTGAGGTTGGAAAGAGAATATAAACCTGAGAAGATAGGGAACAGCGTGTGGCCTTCCAAGCACCGCCTCGCACACCTTTGGGTCAGCAATCAAGTGCGCAAGCGCCCTCGCAGACTCAGCTTGGGTGCCTGAGTTATTATCTCCCGAAGAAGCAACCGTCTCGAGGAGCCAATCCACAACTGCGCCACCACCAGCACTAACGATGGCCGACCTGCGTGTATCATTGGCGGCAGCAATATCGGCAAGAAGCGCAGCAACCCTCAGCTCGAACCCGGAACGGACTTCCTGATTGGCCGTCGACAAGACGGAACTCAAGGACTTCCAAAGAACACCGGCGGCAACACCGGTATTCTTCATTTGGTTGAGAACCTTCTTGAAGGATTCACTGGAGCGGTGGACGGAGTACTCGAGATCAGCATAGATATCGGTGGTTTTGCGCTTGAATCGATCTACGTCGGTGGATATTAGAACGGCGGAGGCGATGATGGCAGAGAGGGCGAAGAGGGATTTACGAGAGAGGGCAGAGGATGATGCGGAGATGGTGGTCGTGGAGGAGAGAGTGGACGAATGGTGGAGGAGGACTGGAGGGGGAGGAGGGACATGTTGAGGATTTTGGAGGTTTTTCGGGGAGTCGGTAGGATTTCCGAGTGGGCGAGAAgacgaggaagaagaggagaaggtgTGGATTGGGAAGCGACGGGTTCTACGGATGCAGAGACGAAGCATATCGTATATAACTATAACTAATCATCCAACGAACAAGAAAtagaaatggaaatggaaatggagaCGAAGCTCTCTCATCTCATCAGCAACTGGTGCCTGGATTAAttgtgaaagaagaagaaagaacgaTTAATGTGATTTTTCACTTTTTAGAGTTGCAgcagaggagaggagaggagaatcGTTGCAGGGCGCTTCTCGCGGGCAAAAAAAAGAGGCTGTCCGTTTGCGCGGGCGGCAAGTGTCGTGTTTGCCGAATTGGAGTGGAAGGATTCGCGAGACGTTCGCTCTTAGTTTGAGGATTGCAGACGGTAAGGATTGTCTACCAACGTGAGTATTAAATTCCGGATTCGGATCTTCGAAGATCCAGCATTCCCTCCACCCTCCGCCCCGGGGGAGTTTTGTGAGGAGTAAATCAGGCTATAGTTACCGTTAACTTGTAATCCCcaaaaaaatctctctttcaAAGTACTTTTAATGGAGTGGGCATCAAGGATTTAGTAATTGGCATGGGGATCGGTACAGATCTCAGCAGATACCGATCCAGATCAGCTCATATCAATATGGATCAGACAGATTTTCCcttgtctttttttcttcaaatatcagatttttttttgtatatttttacCCTTAGTCTGTTCAAATCCACTATTATGGGATTGGCCAAAAATCGATACCAAAATCGATACGAATATGCCTCTATCGATACTGATAGATCGACTAATCTAATCGATTCAATACCAATACTTTCAGTTCCTCCATCACATGGACCCAACTTTGTTTGCTGCTGAAAATGGCCTGTTACATGTTCCATTAAGCTAAGCTGAGATTTATACAAATGTGCCCCAGTtgattgggctagggtttgtCCACGGACCATCTCGATTCCAAAAGACAATTGTCAGCCACAAATTATAACATAGGTCCAGCCTACTCAACTGAAACCTCGGTCTGGTAGCTTCAATTTTGGAATGGGCCAGTCTACTGTACAAAGTCCACACATAAGCCCATAAGATTTGCTTGACgagagggaaaaaagaaaaagaaaaaaaaattgattctgttgcgtcaagaactgGTGCTAGAACGAGCTATTCCTGCAAGTAAAGAATTAGCAAGGGAGGCCGGGCTGAGCCGGTTTAGCCACTTCGATGCTTACGTCAGTACTCTTAGCAACATATGATAATACTAGAATTCAGATGATCACGAAAGGAATTTACCCAGCTATTTATAGGCGATGAGCGAAGCTTTGAGGGTAGAGTCATGCCCTATTAGGAAAGGAGTCCTGAGCATGGAGTGAGATAATTTAGGAGTGATTCTAGGGATAAGGTTAACCCTTTTATCCCCTTACACCTTATTAGGCAGCGTATGAGCAATAATCTCTGGCCATCAGGGCTCGTTTGGCAGTCGTGTTCTTTCCTCGTGAAGTGTGGTGTACAGGTCGTCCTCGCTCTGTATAGGGTGGTCATAGTCCCGATCTGATTGTTCTTTTAGGACGGCTTGGTCTGACGACTTCTCGCTACTCGATCGTATCTGGCCCCGTGCCCACGATCTTTGGGGTCGCGCATTCGCGTTTGACCTCGATCTTCTGGATAGGGACAGATCGTGCTTGTTCTGCACGACCTCACCTCATCCCTGATACACACATCAGCCTCTCATTGGCTGATAGTTTTGTGAAGTATCAGGTTCCTACCGATAGTCCGATCATGATTAGAATCTCGGAATCAATACCAAAAATCCTAGAATCAGACCCTTAGATCTGAAACCCAACGATCCAATCCAAAATCTCTCGGAATTTGAATCAGTCACGGCCAATTCTGATCCGAATCAGCCAATTTAACCTGTTCAATTCCGGTTTTTGAAACATTGATCAGAACATCAGGATTGGCTGAAAACGCTTAGCACTAACCAAATccaatgagtttttttttgttttttgggtacgATAACTACTTCTAATTAACTTCAAGGAAGAGGTAAGGGAGGTTGTGAATTTCCACGTACTGGTGTCAAATGGTTGATCCGGTCAATTTTAATTGGGCTTTAATCTGTCTTGCACTTTTGAAGAACGGAGGCCAAAACCAACCAATTATATAGCGGTGCTCAAAGCCCAGATTGAGACCTATTAATAATTAGTTGGTCCGTTGGTCCGTTGGTCCGTTGGTCCATTTTCAGTCAAAGTTAGTTGGTTAAGCCATGAGAGGGTCCCATATGTTATGGGACACTCAACAAAGGAATGCCACTGCATCATTCTATCACTTCcctcagcaaaaaaaaaaaatttgatgacaacggaataaaacaagaaaataaaattgtagATGCATCATCTCAACAAGTTAATTTAGCTGATCTGACATGGTGTTAACCAgtaactttttgtttttttaaattgacCTAACCAGAATCCTTTTGCCATGACTACTACAATCCTAGCAAGATCTCTTCGGACTTCGGTGCCAACATCTCTGCCCTATAAAACCAGCCCTCAAATAGTATAGTGAACATTTTGAAATTATAGAGTAGTACTAAAATCCATCCACTACGACAAGTAGGAGTGTCAATTCCAGGGCTAGCCCGACAGACCTGATCAAGCCCACTCAATTAAAGCCCAAATCGGTTCGGCCCACTTACGAAACGTGTCACGCTTAAGCTCAACATGTTTAATAAACTGGCAGTCCCAATGTGGGATGGGGTTCTAACCCGTCGAgcgcccgacctagcccgaccctttaacttgtaaactttccctccccttccctctcccgGTCCCCTCTGTGTGGTTGTGTCAATATTTACCTATGTATGAAAATTGAGAGGAAATTATATGGAATTTACGagattggagatgctttacctGAAATATTGCACCAATTACACAATTACAATAGTTGATTTCTCACCCACTCCATTAGTACCCAAGagagtacaaagaaaataagaaattataGTTCAAAGTATTAAAAAATGCATACAAGTCTAAAGGTGAATAAAGTACTTGAAATAGTTGTCACTTGTCAGGATTTTGAAAATTAGAACCTTACTTGGGTGGAGTCATGAATCCCAATTTTGGAAAGGAACGAAATCGGACATCACACTACTCTGAAATGGTTGCACCTTTTAAAATCCGTTTGGATTTAAACAGGGTTGTAGCCCAGTTCTACACCATTTAGGGCCCGGTTAAGGTCTGATTATATTACCCGATTATAGCCCGAGCTCGTCCAGGCCTGACCCGATTATATAAATGGACGGTCACAGTGTAGGCTTTAAGCATCGTGAGGCCTGGCTAGGCCCgatcggttgacacccctaacgaCAAGTATTCTCTTCAAAGAGCCATCACATATAAGAACTGGTTGATCTCTAGTCAGCAAGGCTTGATATTCAACATGAGACATCAATAACAAGCAATCCGAAAATTAGATAAAAGAGGAGCAGAGATAAGCTACAGATCGGATGCCCACTTATTAATAAAGTTAATAGTATCATAGGTTGAAGGTTGAGTATCCTAAAAGACACACCTCTTACGTTGTAACTAGATAACATGCATAGTTCTAACAAAGATAGATAACAAACTGTGATATGAACGGTGCTTGGAGGAACTCTGTACGCAGTCCCATCAACCCAATCACCTAAAAATGGTTGGAAAAAATACATGAGAAGAACATGTGTCATGGAGATTCAAGTGCAGAATACAGAGAGAGCATAAATAtcaacatgaaaaaacttcGCAAGTCTATTACGCGTGGCAGGTCCATCAACCAAAACCATCCGTCTAAATTCTTTAAACCTATGGTGGACCTCAAATTCTATAAGATACACCATGTATACATTTTATAGGAGTAGAAATTATCCCTTGACTCAAGTATAAGAAGCAACAAAACTATTTTTCGAGACAAAAATATCCCAGATTTATGATCCATGCTTATCTAGtatctataatttttttctcttttcgaCTTGTACCATTTTCTTGATGAAAATGTACTTTAACCAAcaatagaaaaggaaaacaacattACCAAATAATATTGTAAAAATTATGATTATTtaataagaataataataataacaataccTGAGTTAATTTAAAGTTAATATGAATACTTAAATAAGGGGAAAACCTTGCTTTAAACAAAAttggtgaaaaagaaaatgtaatcttgtttttttttttttactttatataacacacttcttctttcaatgagggtaatagAATCCAATCATTTCACATGAGAATTCTAAAGAAGTGTAAGACAATGACAATTCTTGAGAATGACCAAATGATAAGtcatttttaaaatctttttttaccTTGGTTTACAAAATTTTTTAGAATTAGACAAGACgcaatcaaaataaaattacaaattctCACCTCACCACTTTGATTACAACAAGGTGCACCTTTATATAAGGGATTTCTTAGTGACATCCCTtaaagtgtcaaataatttgcaatcttatttttttacccttttaatatAGAGGGTGTCCGAATGACACTTCTATATATAAGTGTATTTATaacttgacaccttcttttaattgccctttgtcttattctcaaaagttctttCAAGTTAGAAGTATATAaaggtttttaaaaataatttgaatatgatatatcattatgtcattatcaaaaggtgtcattgtcAACACAAATTTcaagtatacatgtgaaatgacaatacTTACCCTTATTGGGAAAAATGTGTTtaataaaatgacaaaaataaagttataaattatttgacaccttgaggggtgtcaaGATGAAAATCCCTTTAGTataaaacacttttttttttccttcttctattgAGGGTAAATACCAGCGGTGTGCCCAACACTTTTCCATTCATTTAAGGTTAAATCTAGATACATAAAGGAGAAGGTTTTCTGGTCTGACAATCCACACATGCGATCCCATGGTTGGGTGTTGTAGGTGCAACGGACGAAGATCGATCCGCGACCTCTTTCTGGGGTGGTGCACCCAAGTGTGGGAGCGGTGCGGGGATTGTAGCTGATggtgtagggagtcgccacctagatcagggtctaggacccacaaatggtgtCCATCCTTCATTCAGAGAAGGGCGCTAAATTAACtgcaatgactcaatggatggtctgctctAGATCtttgggtaagtgtcaagttacgggctgggaaggtgttaggcacccagcaaccgcccggccgatgaccggtcttcctagaccaaactctattgtatactgttgtgttatacatattatgcacctaattaaactatttttctttttatgttttgattatctttgttgaaatttatgaacctaattagactaattaaaattaatgttttaatcctaattactaccactaagttaggtgattatgtacattatgcgcCCTAATTAATCTAGTTGATTTATTTTACCTAAGTTTGAAAATCTAACTctatgataataaaaaaaaaacatgatcaaTTGTGCAAATTTATTAAGATCTTAGGGCAATGGTAATATCATGGATAAGTTTGATACACAAAATGGCTTAAGGatcaaaataaccaaaattacgaaaatgcccccagaAGGTAAAATGCATGAAAGactcatgaaaaagaaaaattatgctcaagacatgcttatgaaagttaaaacatcCAAATAAGgtgatagaaacctttccagGACCTTAAACATGATTTAgtcgcaaaatgaccaaaatacccctaagggcAAAGTGGTAAAAATGCTAGAACAAGAACTTTTAAGTTATTTCAGGCATTTGATATGTAATTAAACATCCTGaaattactaaacatgtcgaGTAAGACTACTGGATGGCACAATGGGCTTGCAtttggaaaattaccaaaatgcccctgagGGCAAGGCTGACTTTTTGCAcatggttatgattcatggtgggcatgtatgcatatgaaaacattataaaaaaacttgaaacagattttaatgcttagaaatacatatttttttaatgtttttcttggattttcacaacaaatagaaaaatgacatctacgTCCCTAACATGGTAGGGAACActtatgaaaatgatcaaacattcatgtcagtgattaatgatcccataaaatcaatcctgatgaaatatgtatcccataaTTCTTTTTGTGAATTTAtatgcatttatactatttttaatattttctgaaatgctaaaaagaagggaaaacaaagaaaaatacaaaatccccatcacagatccgaattggatcaaaccaaagTCCACACCCACTAATgaaaacatgatatttaacatggtTGGAATGATTTTGTCAAAATGCCCACCCACAGCTTCAGGTTTCATAAAACTCTAAAATACTCAtaggggcaaaaatgtcacaTAAAACATGATTTAGAGCTCTGGAAAATTAATGGACATCAAGAATAATGGTAAACATCATCCATGAAAATTTCATAATTTCAtcactcttgtgttatttttgaagattttttaactgaaaacagcctcttttaactaaagaaaatcaaaagaaatacaaaaaaaataaataaaaatatataaaaactacCCTTGAAGTGAGGAAGTGTCTGGGCTCAGTTTACATATCCTTGGATGTCCGGAATAATCTCTGGAAGGCACCgaaagccactccaagtgtgtTTGTCTGGAATGGTaagagtggtgaacaagggttatttgaggaattttatatgtctatGGAAGTATGATATGAGGATGTCTCTAGCATGTATGAGTTCgttcacaatgataattttttcatgaattttatCGGTGTCTTACCTCTCCAAATGACCtactatttataggagaaaatccATTCGAGGAAATgtctcaaagacccttggggcctTAATGGCAGGGGATAAGGTGGGTGGGCAGCTGGGGCTGGCAGGCATGACTTTGGGGTGCCTAGGCCGGTGCAGCCAAGACTTTGGCTGGCACATGCAGGTGGGCATGGGGCCAAACCCATGTGGGGGTGGTTGGTGGGCCTAGTGTGGCTCCCAAAGGGTTGGC harbors:
- the LOC122659754 gene encoding uncharacterized protein LOC122659754 isoform X1 is translated as MLRLCIRRTRRFPIHTFSSSSSSSRPLGNPTDSPKNLQNPQHVPPPPPVLLHHSSTLSSTTTISASSSALSRKSLFALSAIIASAVLISTDVDRFKRKTTDIYADLEYSVHRSSESFKKVLNQMKNTGVAAGVLWKSLSSVLSTANQEVRSGFELRVAALLADIAAANDTRRSAIVSAGGGAVVDWLLETVASSGDNNSGTQAESARALAHLIADPKVCEAVLGRPHAVPYLLRFIFSFQPQRSKKQIRRSSFDVSDTLKGRSMLVAAIMDIVTSNCDNLDGTMFQPSLPGNADMRDIAAAIQVIEEGGMHFDASHGNDNDKDGGKGIRGVGIKVLGGTTVLGLSRTNGSHLNYLESVGCIPRPLMLLENRDNCLVQGNLAPSPTPGLWDDLQGQHVAVPFATWALANWALASDVNRSHIQELDQDGYAVMIALMAPERTVKWHGSLVARLLLEDLNLPLTDSVPDWSFILLSTVSQASKTEDITLARMALSAFLVSVQRSPDAQRVVMEKGLHLMRETAKRTQKHKHVQEALAKALELLSTGDKHLSIEESKKWSGILLPWVFGKFSSDITRFSATKILSRILEDCGPYSIPISQGWLALLLIEVLGSSKTTSFKKSTQLKGDKVKTQIDHSNAASAAQIASQLAGAVVNRAGKQLSTTTDSVDMFPLADLLSLEPFAGPLKNMNKNSSSKFDAADSAVATLKGIKALSEVCTEDSIAQNKIADLGVLCLLRRFLLRDDYEQLAAIEAYDASRVREMQDRTAQDRTVNVSSEANALGANNSSSVRVPPTAHIRRHAAQLLTVLSVLPKVQKAVVADETWCKWLEDCANGKIPGCNDLKIRSYARATLLNIFCSQKIDGNPVDGSVPDIGSGIQRYMCPSYEDKIFLINPELPHWKSPEKTASGVAQSEFPSSNKPFCNLSAYHEESVNSDGGSLTRDSNDRGISPATGPGKLSQSEVPLLDVVFVHGLRGGPFKTWRMAEDKSSTTKSGLVETIDLEAGKEGTFWPGEWLSADFPQARLFSVKYKTNLTQWSGASLPLQEVSSLLLKRLTAAGIGSRPVVFVTHSMGGLVVKQMLYQAREDNLNKFINNTIGVVFYSCPHFGSKLADMPWRMGLVLRPAPTIGELRSGSPRLVEFNDFIRHLHNKGLLEVLSFSETKVTPIVEGYGGWAFRMEIVPIESAYPGFGELVVLDSSDHINSCKPVSRTDPSYTQTLHFMEKLKAHCR